One segment of Sesamum indicum cultivar Zhongzhi No. 13 linkage group LG4, S_indicum_v1.0, whole genome shotgun sequence DNA contains the following:
- the LOC105159936 gene encoding UDP-galactose/UDP-glucose transporter 3 isoform X1: MLFRSTKRFGPDKKRFEHLAFLNLAQNVVCLIWSYLMIKIWSNGQNGGAPWLSYWSAGITNTIGPAMGIEALKYISYPAQVLAKSSKMIPVMLMGALVYGIRYTFPEYVCTLLVAGGVSTFALSKTSSKTISKLANPNAPLGYGLCFLNLAFDGFTNATQDSITARYPKTSAWNIMLGMNLWGTIYNMIFMFGWPNATGYDAIQFCKQHPEVAWDILLYCLCGAVGQNFIFLTISRFGSLTNTTITTTRKFVSIVVSSLLSGNPLSEKQWASVFMVFSGLSYQIYLKWKKLKRAQKKRKST; the protein is encoded by the exons ATGTTGTTTAGGTCGACAAAGAGATTCGGTCCTGATAAGAAGAGGTTTGAGCACTTGGCATTCTTGAACCTCGCTCAGAATGTAGTGTGCCTGATATGGTCGTATTTAA TGATTAAGATTTGGTCCAACGGTCAAAATGGTGGTGCTCCTTGGTTGAGTTATTGGAGTGCTGGTATTACAAACACAATTGGACCCGCTATGGGGATTGAAGCATTGAAGTACATTAGTTATCCGGCTCAG gTGCTGGCAAAATCCTCGAAAATGATACCAG TAATGCTGATGGGCGCACTAGTGTATGGCATCCGATATACCTTTCCTGAGTATGTTTGCACATTGCTTGTTGCTGGTGGTGTATCCACTTTTGCACTCTCAAAG ACTAGCTCAAAGACGATCAGCAAATTAGCAAACCCAAATGCTCCGCTTGGCTATGGGCTTTGTTTTCTGAACCTTGCTTTTGATGGATTTACCAATGCGACTCAGGATTCAATTACGGCCAG GTATCCTAAGACAAGTGCGTGGAATATAATGCTTGGAATGAACTTATGGGGTACCATCTACAATATGATATTCATGTTTGGCTGGCCAAATGCCACTGGGTATGATGCAATTCAATTTTGCAAGCAGCATCCCGAAGTAGCATGGGACATTCTTCTCTACTGCCTGTGTGGTGCAGTAGGCCAGAATTTCATATTCTTAACCATCAGTCGGTTTGGTTCATTGACTAACACAACCATAACCACAACTCGTAAATTTGTGAGCATAGTGGTGTCGTCCCTGCTGAGTGGAAATCCCCTCTCTGAGAAGCAATGGGCGAGTGTTTTCATGGTCTTCTCTGGTTTATCATACCAGATTTATCTGAAATGGAAGAAGCTGAAGAGAGCACAGAAGAAAAGGAAGTCGACATAA
- the LOC110011872 gene encoding uncharacterized protein LOC110011872 — translation MGKTLPHENTRNGVKFPKPNHQSFPTSTLQEVPPPLSVTGLMPVQNLQPSGVFVKCRAFLYSFWGSLSLDCSNLDLSFSRMGLRRSAFESRVLWSILLFLPKIDRSHLHPRV, via the exons aTGG GAAAAACACTTCCTCATGAAAACACTAGGAATGGAGTCAAGTTCCCCAAGCCCAATCACCAATCCTTCCCAACCTCCACTTTGCAAGAGGTCCCTCCTCCATTGTCTGTGACCGGTCTCATGCCAGTTCAGAATTTACAGCCATCAGGAGTTTTCGTAAAGTGTAGagcttttctttattctttttgggGTTCTTTGTCCTTGGATTGCAGCAATCTTGACCTGAGTTTTTCCAGAATGGGCCTGCGAAGATCTGCTTTTGAATCTAGGGTGCTATGGAGCATCCTACTTTTTCTTCCGAAGATCGACCGCTCCCATCTGCATCCTCGAGTTTAG